Proteins encoded within one genomic window of Marasmius oreades isolate 03SP1 chromosome 6, whole genome shotgun sequence:
- a CDS encoding uncharacterized protein (BUSCO:EOG092654XA) has translation MDPSLRLVPLGAPKSASIAETSNSLGLHDSLQFGPRVIATEIKSEGGLRNRLENWEETQDNLKLTMMRNAYGLHAPMRILMERKIVTMNPHMPTFPQSNVHLDILMGRDETIEPSDVFGGPVRAPPLDIHADMERKRRL, from the exons ATG GATCCTTCTCTTCGTCTAGTTCCTTTGGGTGCCCCAAAGTCTGCATCTATCGCCGAAACTTCGAACTCACTAGGCCTCCATGATTCCCTCCAATTCGGTCCTCGCGTTATTGCAACAGAAATAAAGTCGGAAGGTGGACTCAGGAATCGGTTGGAAAAT TGGGAGGAGACCCAAGACAATCTCAAGCTCACCATGATGCGCAATGCATATGGTCTTCACGCTCCTATGAGGATTCTGATGGAACGTAAGATAGTGACGATG AACCCGCACATGCCCACATTTCCTCAATCCAACGTCCACCTGGATATTCTTATGGGCCGTGACGAAACGATAGAACCTTCGGATGTGTTTGGAG GACCCGTACGAGCACCTCCGCTTGATATTCACGCTGATATGGAGAGAAAGCGTCGATTGTGA
- a CDS encoding uncharacterized protein (BUSCO:EOG09262PPU) has translation MKGFTKTIKRTPFLVTSKVGMTKKSNDSEFDNYERSFSSMENAVEKLLKDTKAFTDNVNGLFTSGAGFSTHLAALFNPITGEYDLTHKHPDSSHTIKSVDAHTSAMEELRASVGPELELIESRIVGPTKEFQSIMKIIRKTITKREHKLTDYDRYNNSLTKLRDKKEKSLSDEKNLFKLEQDFEMASNEYEYINTALKNDLPRFMQMAAQFIDPLFHSLFYMQLNLFYLILEKINSFAEETKYDISNIPGNQITANYEEQRTDAWSQIEELNITKRIISTSKLVQANRANSVGSSVGRSPSMASSSSGTSSFKKAPPLPSAVSQSAPPPYTPTASGTSAAAAAVTKRAPPPPPPLKPKPKLAPKPQFVVALYDFDAQADGDLSFKAGDRIEIVEKTASAEDWWTGRLNGQQGVFPGNYVHDT, from the exons ATGAAAGGCTTCACCAAGACAATAAAGCG GACGCCATTCCTGGTGACCTCCAAGGTCGGGATGACTAAAA AATCCAACGACTCCGAATTCGATAATTACGAACGGAGCTTCTCTTCGATGGAGAACGCGGTTGAGAAATTGTTGAAGGATACCAAGGCCTTCACAGACAATGTGAATG GCCTTTTCACATCTGGCGCTGGATTCTCAACCCACCTCGCTGCGTTATTCAATCCCATCACTGGAGAATACGATCTCACACACAAACATCCGGACTCGAGCCACACCATTAAAAGTGTGGATGCGCATACGAGTGCAATGGAAGAATTGAGGGCTTCTGTTGGACCTGAATTAGAATTAATTGAAAGCCGGATAGTTGGACCTACGAAGGAATTCCAATCGATAATGAAGATCATTCGCAAGACAATCACGAAGCGTGAACACAAG TTGACCGACTATGATCGCTACAACAACTCCTTGACAAAGTTGAGAGATAAAAAGGAGAAATCTTTGAGTGACGAGAAGAATCTGTTCAAG CTCGAGCAAGACTTTGAGATGGCCTCGAATGAATACGAATACATCAACACCGCATTGAAGAATGACCTTCCGAGGTTCATGCAAATGGCCGCTCAGTTTATCGACCCCCTCTTTCATTCCCTATTTTATATGCA GTTAAACCTCTTTTACTTGATTCTAGAGAAGATAAACAGTTTCGCTGAAGAGACTAAATATGACATCTCGAATATTCCTGGGAATCAAATCACCGCAAACTATGAAGAACAGCGAACAGACGCTTGGAGTCAGATCGAGGAGCTGAATATCACGAAACGCATAATTTCGACCT CCAAGCTTGTACAAGCCAACCGCGCAAACAGCGTAGGGAGTAGCGTCGGCAGGAGTCCATCGATGGCCTCTTCGTCTTCCGGTACCAGTTCTTTCAAGAAAGCACCACCTCTACCATCCGCAGTATCGCAGTCTGCACCTCCACCCTATACCCCTACCGCGTCAGGCACTAGTGCAGCGGCAGCAGCAGTTACGAAAAgagctcctcctcctccaccgccATTAAAGCCCAAACCCAAGCTTGCACCCAAACCGCAATTTGTTGTAGCTTTATACGACTTTGATGCTCAG GCCGATGGTGACCTGTCATTTAAAGCTGGAGACCGGATAGAAATCGTAGAAAAGACGGCGAGCGCAGAGGATTGGTGGACGGGTCGTCTAAATGGGCAGCAAGGAGTATTCCCTG GTAATTATGTTCACGATACGTAG
- a CDS encoding uncharacterized protein (BUSCO:EOG0926400M), with the protein MSKIQQPSNQIKLTNVSVVRLKKAGKRFEVACYKNKIQEWRNGVETNLDDVLQISSVFVNVSKGEMAKHNDLQKAFGTTDVPEIVREILKKGEVQVGEKEREHDLSSLRKEIATLVAEKCVDPSTQGPYPVGMIEKAMAEAGFSVKQGKNAKSQVSECIRLLQSESNLPIQRARMRVRVTMPTADGNRLREKVLAGAEKIEGDEIGSDRWEVIMLIDPSQFRVINELLQKECKGKGHVETMMFAATAN; encoded by the exons ATGTCCAAGATCCAGCAACCTTCGAATCAAATAAA GCTAACAAACGTCTCAGTTGTACGACTAAAAAAAGCTGGAAAACGGTTTGAG GTGGCATGTTACAAGAATAAAATACAAGAATGGCGAAATGGAGT CGAAACGAATCTAGATGATGTACTACAGATCAGCAGTGTATTCGTCAACGTCTCTAAGGGAGAAATGGCGAAACATAATGATCTACAGAAGGCGTTTGGTACAACGGATGTCCCAGAAATTGTTAGAGAA ATTCTAAAGAAAGGAGAAGTACAAGTCGGCGAAAAGGAGAGAGAACACGATCTATCATCGCTGCGGAAAGAGATTGCAACTCTTGTCGCTGAGAAGTGTGTGGATCCATCGACTCAAGGGCCGTACCCAGTCGGAATGATTGAAAAAGCTATGGCGGAGGCTGGGTTTAGCGTTAAGCAAGGGAAAAATGCTAAAAGCCAG GTTTCTGAATGTATCAGACTTCTACAATCAGAGTCGAACCTTCCTATACAACGAGCAAGGATGCGAGTGAGGGTCACAATGCCAACTGCGGACGGCAACAGGTTGCGAGAAAAGGTGCTTGCTGGCGCTGAAAAGATAGAAGGGGACGAAATAGGTAGCGATAGGTGGGAAGTG ATAATGCTCATCGACCCGAGCCAGTTTCGAGTTATCAATGAACTCTTGCAGAAGGAATGCAAAGGGAAAGGGCATGTCGAGACCATGATGTTCGCCGCAACGGCGAACTGA
- a CDS encoding uncharacterized protein (BUSCO:EOG09262Z2S; CAZy:GT33), with the protein MTRDALILVLATVVSLWISWRVYKIFRNRGKHSLRSVAILVLGDIGRSPRMMYHAESFAENGFTAFVVGYRGSKPIPALERLPNIQLCYLPEPPPILKCIPFMIAAPFKILHQVITILRELLVNIPQAPEYIMVQNPPSIPTLALATLVSRLRGCKVIIDWHNTGYSILALKLHKKHPYVRLARWFEATFGRRAFAHLFVTYAMKDALVAQWDLKGLKLVLHDRPPRHFHRSSPQEKHDLFMKLRPVFIRYKELREYLPEYTLPYSTPFTDTASYPHNAPSTFPTITAYANDHRHPFSSNTSTYNVVNPPSLRPDRPALMVSSTSWTPDEDFGTLLNALKIYDQRACEINARDGEKLPKLLVVVTGKGPERERYMSEVKELEKDWKWVRCISLWLEAEDYPIFLGSADLGVCLHSSSSQLDLPMKVVDMFGCGLPVCALNFRCLPELVKHGKNGLIFEDASQLAEQLEYLLLSFPKAPHLISLTASLDKVTDSTTGDLQWCSWDAHWNSILKPLILHGITS; encoded by the exons ATGACCAGGGACGCCCTGATACTGGTTCTTGCTACTGTTGTATCTCTTTGGATCTCATGGAGAGTTTACAAGATATTCAGAAATCGAGGAAAGCATTCTCTGCGCTCCGTTGCGATACTTGTGCTGGGTGATATTGGAAGGAGTCCTCGAATGATGTACCACGCAGAAAGCTTTGCAGAGAATGGCTTTACGGCCTTTGTCGTGGGTTACAGAG GTTCTAAGCCTATTCCTGCTCTTGAAAGGCTCCCCAACATTCAACTCTGCTACCTTCCTGAACCTCCGCCGATTCTCAAGTGCATTCCTTTCATGATTGCTGCTCCTTTCAAGATTTTGCACCAAGTTATCACGATTttgagagaactgctcgTCAATATACCACAAGCCCCCGAATATATTATGGTCCAG AACCCGCCGAGTATTCCCACTCTCGCCCTGGCTACACTCGTAAGTCGGCTCAGAGGATGCAAGGTCATCATCGATTGGCACAATACGGGATATAGCATCCTGGCTCTGAAACTGCACAAGAAGCATCCATATGTTCGACTTGCAAGATG GTTTGAGGCCACTTTCGGTCGCCGAGCTTTTGCTCATCTATTCGTGACTTACGCTATGAAGGACGCTCTTGTCGCACAATGGGATTTAAA GGGCTTGAAACTCGTTCTCCATGACAGACCCCCACGACATTTCCACCGTTCTTCTCCTCAAGAAAAGCATGAC TTATTCATGAAGTTGCGGCCAGTGTTTATACGGTATAAGGAACTTCGTGAATACCTTCCTGAATATACCTTACCATATTCCACCCCATTCACCGACACCGCCTCCTACCCTCACAACGCACCATCCACTTTCCCGACAATCACAGCCTACGCAAACGACCACCGTCATCCGTTTTCTTCGAACACCTCAACGTATAACGTCGTCAATCCTCCCTCCCTTCGACCAGACAGACCCGCTTTGATGGTATCTAGCACGTCTTGGACACCAGATGAAGATTTCGGGACGCTATTGAATGCTTTAAAGATTTACGATCAACGGGCTTGCGAAATCAACGCGCGAGACGGTGAAAAACTGCCAAAGTTGTTGGTTGTGGTTACTGGGAAGGGAccggagagagagagatacATGAGCGAAGTAAAGGAATTGGAGAAAGACTGGAAATGGGTCCGGTGTATTAGCTTATGGCTCGAGGCCGAAGACTACCCTATTTTCCTAG GCTCGGCGGATTTGGGTGTTTGTCTTCATTCTAGCTCTTCACAACTGGATCTGCCCATGAAAGTTGTAGATATGTTCGGGTGCGGCTTACCCGTTTGTGCTTTAAATTTCAGATG TCTTCCCGAATTGGTCAAGCATGGAAAAAATGGGCTTATATTCGAGGACGCGTCCCAGCTGGCGGAACAGTTAGAG TACTTACTGCTTTCATTTCCAAAAGCTCCTCATCTCATCTCTCTCACTGCATCCCTTGACAAAGTCACGGACTCAACGACAGGCGACCTTCAATGGTGTTCGTGGGATGCTCACTGGAATTCAATACTCAAACCGTTGATACTACATGGCATTACTTCATAA